GCCCATGCACTACCTGGGGATGGCCGGCCACCCGCGCCGCTACTCACAACTGGACGTGGTGCAGTTCCTGCATCCGCTGATTCCGGTGCAGAAGTTCATCACCTACGCCGCCTTCATCACCATCGCCGGACAACTGATCTTTGTGGTCAACCTGTTCTGGAGCATGTTCAAGGGGAAGAAGGCGGAGGACAACCCCTGGGAGGCGACTACGCTGGAGTGGACCATCCCCTCGCCGCCTCCGCATGACAACTTCGGCGGGCATTCCCCGGTAGTGCACCACGGTCCCTACGAGTACAGCGTGCCGGGCGCAGCCAAGGACTACATCATGCAGACAGACGAGGCGAGCGTCCCGGCGCACTAGCTCCCTATGGCGACTTTGAACCCAACCCTGGTCGAGGAACGGCCGCACTCAGGCGGCGGTGGCGCTCCCCCGCGTGCGGAAGACGGCGGAGACGACGCCCGCCCCGACTTCGGCGACCGCCTGCGGCGCAACCGCATCGGGGTGGTCGTGGCCCTGGCGCCCATTGCCATGTTGTTCGTGGCCTTTACCAGCGCCTACATCGTCCGGCAAGGGCTGGGAGAAGACTGGCGTTCGATGGAGCTGCCCGACATCCTGTGGATCAACACTGCCATTCTGCTGGCCAGCAGCATCACGCTGGAGCTAGCTCGGCGCAGCATGGCCCACCAGGCGGCGCTGGCCGAGGTACCAGCCGTCCCAGGAGTGGCGCCGGTGAATGCTTCTTCGGCGCCCTGGCTTTCCATCACCCTGGTGCTGGGGCTGGGCTTCCTCGCAGGCCAGTGGATGGCCTGGAGCCAGTTGGCGCGGCAAGGCATATTTATCTCCAGCAATCCCAGCAATTCGTTCTTTTATTTATTGACCGGCACCCACGCCATCCACCTGGTGGGAGGCGTGCTGGCGCTGTTCTACGCCGCGGCCACCGCCATCCTTTCCCAGGCCTGGGAGAGGCGCCGCATGGTGGTGGAGGTGACCTCATGGTACTGGCACTTCATGGCGGTGCTGTGGATCTACATTTTCGCGCTGTTGCAGTTCACCAAATAGGAGACCATTGAAGATGGCAGACGCGGCAGTCCATCCTCCTGCAGAAGCGGGGGCCTTCGAGCCGCCGTTTCTCGGGGCCTACTCCAAGAAGGTCGGCATGTGGCTGTTCCTGCTCTCCGACTCGCTGACCTTCGGAGCGCTGCTGTTCGCCTACAGCTACGGGCGGCTCTCCACGCCGCAGTGGCCGACGCCGTTTGGGGCGCACAGCATCGCCAACGCCAGCGTGATGACCGCGTGCCTGCTCTCCAGCTCCCTCACCATGGTGCTGGCGGTGCTGGCGGCGCGCCGCGGCGACTCCAAGTGGCAGTTCAACTGGATCCTGGCCACCATGTTCTTCGGCATCGCCTTCATCGTGCTGCACGCCATGGAGTGGAACGGCCTGATCCACGAAGGTCTGCGGCTGCCCATCTTCCCCCAGGCCAAAGGAGCTACGGAAGCGGCGGGAGAACTGGCCAAGGCGACGCAAGCCGTGCCGCAGTTCCCGGCGACCTTCTTCGGACTCACCGGCATGCACATGCTGCACGTGACCATCGGCGTCATCTACCTGGGCGTGATCGCGCTACGGAAGAAGTTCATCCCCATCCTGCTGGTGCTGTGGCTGGTGGGGTGGCTGATGCTGCCCGCCGACAGCCCCTTCAAGTACGGCATCCACGTGCTGCTGTTCTCGGCCATCGTGGCTGCAATCATTGTGTGGCTGCGGCCCAAGGTGTACGACGCCCATGACGTCGAGGTAAGCGGGCTCTACTGGCACTTCGTGGACCTGGTGTGGATGTTCATCTTCCCCCTGGTGTACCTGATGTCCACCAAGGTAGTCTGAGGCGGAGGAACGATGTCGGAAGCGGCGGCGCATCACGACGAGGGAAAGAGCCAGTACTTCTGGGTGTGGGGCGCCCTGCTGGTCATCACGGTGGTGGAGATCATGCTGGCCTACAAGCAGGTTTTCGACCCACCGCACATGCTGGGCGTGCTGATGGTGCTCTCGGTCATCAAAGCGGCGTTCATCATCGCCTACTTCATGCACCTGAAGTTCGAGATGGCGCGCATGAAAATCGTGCTCATGACCGCGGTGGTCGGGTGCCTGTGCCTGATGTGCGTTTTCCTGCCCGATGCCCTGCGCGTGTTACATTTGGGGGTGAAATGAAGC
Above is a window of Terriglobales bacterium DNA encoding:
- a CDS encoding cytochrome C oxidase subunit IV family protein, with the protein product MSEAAAHHDEGKSQYFWVWGALLVITVVEIMLAYKQVFDPPHMLGVLMVLSVIKAAFIIAYFMHLKFEMARMKIVLMTAVVGCLCLMCVFLPDALRVLHLGVK
- a CDS encoding heme-copper oxidase subunit III yields the protein MATLNPTLVEERPHSGGGGAPPRAEDGGDDARPDFGDRLRRNRIGVVVALAPIAMLFVAFTSAYIVRQGLGEDWRSMELPDILWINTAILLASSITLELARRSMAHQAALAEVPAVPGVAPVNASSAPWLSITLVLGLGFLAGQWMAWSQLARQGIFISSNPSNSFFYLLTGTHAIHLVGGVLALFYAAATAILSQAWERRRMVVEVTSWYWHFMAVLWIYIFALLQFTK